A stretch of Dama dama isolate Ldn47 chromosome 22, ASM3311817v1, whole genome shotgun sequence DNA encodes these proteins:
- the SMCO3 gene encoding single-pass membrane and coiled-coil domain-containing protein 3, with translation MAQSDFLYPENPKRRQEVNRLHQELLDCLSDSFHATNELIGVLNTHLGCTLPSIEMKRDGTIKENCDIIIQAMMNIQKELQKVDEALKDKLEPTLYRKLQDIKERETEKIAIVQKVISVILGEATSAASAVAVKLVGSNITTGIINKLVTVLAQIGASLLGSIGVAVLGLGIDMIFRAILGAVEKTQLQAAIKSYEKHLVEFKSASEKYHQAITEVTNTVKHQMK, from the coding sequence ATGGCTCAAAGTGACTTCCTCTATCCAGAGAACCCAAAAAGGCGACAAGAAGTAAACCGTCTTCACCAGGAGCTCCTTGACTGCTTATCTGACAGCTTCCATGCCACCAATGAGCTGATTGGGGTTTTAAACACACACTTAGGATGTACGTTACCTTCCATTGAAATGAAAAGAGATGGGACCATCAAAGAAAACTGTGATATCATCATCCAAGCCATGATGAACATCCAAAAAGAATTGCAAAAGGTGGATGAAGCACTAAAAGATAAACTAGAGCCAACTCTTTATAGAAAACTTCAGGATATTAAGGAAAGAGAAACCGAGAAAATTGCGATAGTACAGAAGGTTATTTCAGTCATACTGGGAGAAGCTACTTCAGCCGCCAGTGCAGTGGCTGTTAAACTTGTGGGCTCAAATATCACAACTGGCATAATTAACAAGTTGGTCACTGTGCTAGCTCAGATTGGTGCATCTCTCCTCGGTAGCATAGGAGTCGCTGTTCTTGGCCTTGGGATAGATATGATCTTCCGTGCCATCCTGGGAGCAGTGGAGAAAACACAGCTTCAAGCAGCCATCAAAAGTTACGAGAAGCATCTGGTAGAATTCAAGTCAGCTTCAGAAAAATATCATCAAGCCATTACTGAGGTCACCAACACAGTGAAACATCAAATGAAATAA